In the genome of Tannockella kyphosi, one region contains:
- a CDS encoding FprA family A-type flavoprotein produces MECIRKVTNKIYYIGGDDRRITMFENLFPVENGVAYNSYFIEDEKLAIIDTVDHSISRQFFENIESVLKGRSPDYLVIQHMEPDHCACIKDLVQQYPNIKIIATQKTVPMLQQFFNYDFTNHLQLVKEGDQISLGETTLQFIMAPMVHWPEVMMTYVPEEKALFSSDAFGSFGALNGNLFNSDIDYKHAWLEEARRYYANIVGKFGLQVQSVLKKVSPLEIEMLCPLHGVVWDKDISYFVEKYSLWSSYLPEQEDVMIVYGSIYGNTENAVNILANKLGQQGVKNITVFDVSKTDISYIIGHMWRCKTIVLATPTYNNGIFPKMDALIEDMVALGLKNRVIGLVENGTWASMANKLVMAKLEKMKNITVLETKLTVKSSLNGTENIEQFVAEIIAARKEETQ; encoded by the coding sequence ATGGAATGTATAAGAAAGGTAACAAATAAAATATATTATATCGGTGGAGATGATCGTCGCATTACAATGTTCGAAAATCTTTTTCCTGTAGAAAATGGAGTAGCATATAATTCTTACTTCATTGAAGATGAAAAACTTGCAATCATCGATACAGTTGATCACAGTATTAGTCGTCAATTCTTTGAAAACATCGAATCAGTATTAAAAGGGAGAAGTCCAGATTATTTAGTAATACAACATATGGAACCAGATCATTGTGCTTGTATTAAAGACTTAGTCCAACAATACCCAAATATAAAAATCATTGCAACACAAAAAACAGTACCTATGTTACAACAATTTTTTAATTATGATTTTACAAATCACCTACAATTAGTAAAAGAAGGAGATCAAATATCATTAGGAGAAACAACATTACAATTCATTATGGCACCAATGGTCCATTGGCCAGAAGTAATGATGACCTATGTACCAGAAGAAAAAGCATTATTTAGTAGTGATGCTTTTGGTAGTTTTGGAGCTTTAAATGGGAACTTATTTAATAGTGATATTGATTATAAACATGCATGGTTAGAGGAAGCTAGAAGATATTACGCTAATATAGTTGGAAAATTTGGACTACAAGTACAATCTGTATTGAAAAAAGTAAGTCCTTTAGAAATAGAAATGTTATGTCCGCTACACGGAGTTGTTTGGGATAAAGATATATCTTATTTTGTAGAGAAATATTCATTATGGTCAAGTTATTTACCAGAACAAGAAGATGTGATGATTGTTTATGGATCTATTTATGGTAATACTGAAAATGCAGTAAATATTCTTGCCAATAAATTAGGACAACAAGGTGTAAAAAACATAACTGTCTTTGATGTATCAAAAACAGATATTTCTTATATTATTGGACATATGTGGCGTTGTAAAACGATCGTTTTAGCAACACCAACTTACAATAATGGGATATTTCCTAAAATGGATGCTTTAATAGAAGACATGGTTGCATTAGGATTAAAAAATCGTGTGATTGGATTAGTAGAAAATGGTACTTGGGCAAGTATGGCAAATAAGCTAGTAATGGCTAAATTAGAAAAGATGAAAAATATAACGGTGTTAGAAACAAAGTTAACAGTGAAATCATCTTTAAATGGAACAGAAAACATCGAACAATTTGTAGCAGAAATAATAGCAGCAAGAAAAGAAGAAACTCAATAA
- a CDS encoding GGDEF domain-containing protein produces the protein MSKSQTGIRKLIARVDIQVSIIVFLFTFIATLTTSIIYWNFTFQVMMVSLEERVYALYDAVEETLDMDTFLSIDSIDDMDTTLYQEAKDSLLQMKNSAGVLYLYTAKEDASGNFIYVIDGLESDQDFRIPGDAIETEIIEDMQRALSGEYVLPDGIVHTDWGDIFVAYFPVHDDTGAIIGVLGIEFDASEIYETYQNLIGFVPLIITLLSILASIVSISIFKRISNPLYMDMATQDLPTGLKNRNAFDVDLNNLSGRGSISDIGIITADINHLKKVNDELGHSAGDDYIRLVGDCIKESMKENMVAYRIGGDEFLIIVKEASDEKLIQFMNDCSSKISSQTIYPNMECSISIGACVYDKKIDQDLEDTCLRADELMYQHKKQ, from the coding sequence ATGTCAAAGAGTCAAACAGGTATCCGCAAACTTATTGCAAGAGTGGACATACAAGTGTCCATCATAGTATTTTTATTTACTTTTATTGCCACATTAACAACATCTATTATTTATTGGAATTTTACATTCCAAGTAATGATGGTTTCGTTAGAAGAACGTGTCTATGCACTATATGATGCGGTTGAAGAAACATTGGATATGGATACATTCTTATCTATCGATTCCATAGATGATATGGATACTACATTGTATCAAGAAGCTAAAGATAGCTTATTACAAATGAAAAATAGTGCAGGAGTACTATATCTATATACAGCAAAAGAAGATGCTTCTGGTAATTTCATTTATGTCATAGATGGATTAGAATCCGATCAAGATTTTCGTATTCCTGGAGATGCCATAGAAACAGAAATAATAGAAGATATGCAACGTGCACTAAGTGGTGAATATGTCTTACCAGATGGGATTGTTCATACGGATTGGGGAGATATTTTTGTTGCTTATTTTCCAGTTCATGATGATACTGGTGCCATTATTGGTGTCTTAGGAATTGAGTTTGACGCTAGTGAAATCTATGAAACTTATCAAAATCTAATTGGGTTTGTTCCATTGATTATCACGTTATTATCAATACTTGCTAGTATCGTATCTATTTCTATTTTTAAACGAATATCAAATCCATTATATATGGATATGGCTACTCAAGATTTACCAACAGGTTTAAAGAATAGAAATGCTTTTGATGTTGATTTAAATAATCTATCTGGTCGTGGTTCGATTAGCGACATTGGTATTATTACAGCAGATATCAATCATCTTAAAAAAGTTAATGATGAACTAGGACATAGTGCTGGAGATGATTATATACGATTAGTTGGAGATTGCATAAAAGAATCAATGAAAGAAAATATGGTTGCATATCGTATTGGTGGAGATGAATTCTTAATCATTGTAAAAGAGGCTAGTGATGAAAAATTAATTCAATTCATGAATGATTGTTCCTCAAAAATTAGTTCTCAAACAATATATCCAAATATGGAATGTTCTATTTCTATTGGTGCTTGCGTGTATGACAAAAAGATCGATCAAGATTTAGAAGATACTTGTCTTAGAGCAGATGAATTAATGTATCAACATAAAAAACAATAA
- the carB gene encoding carbamoyl-phosphate synthase large subunit, with protein MPKDTSIKKVLVIGSGPIIIGQAAEFDYAGTQACRALKEEGLEVVLINSNPATIMTDKDIADKVYIEPLTVPVVKSLIIKEKPDSILPTLGGQNALNIAMALADEGFLEANNVRTIGTNTDTIKKAEDRLEFKTLMEDIKEPCAASLVVTDVDDALEFAKEIGYPVVVRPAYTLGGTGGGIAYDSKELHDICSNGLRLSRVTQCLIERCISGWKEIEYEVMRDSAGNCITVCNMENLDPVGVHTGDSIVVAPSQTLSDKEYQMLRTSALNIITALDIQGGCNVQYALHPESFEYCVIEVNPRVSRSSALASKATGYPIAKLAAKIALGYTLDEIINAVTGKTYASYEPTLDYIVCKIPKWPFDKFVDASRALGTQMKATGEVMSICNNFEGALMKALRSLEQNVYHLYLPELDGKDVDFLRTKLKDVDDQRIFAVAHALRAGISIEEINEITKIDVWFIDKILRLVEMEETLKTTPLDIELLKAAKRLQFPDKVIGEFVNKTEKEIHAMRKENGITSAYKVVDTCAAEFDASTPYFYSVHGGYNEVAPQQTKKKIMVLGSGPIRIGQGIEFDYCSVHCVWALKEAGYDTIIVNNNPETVSTDFDIADRLYFEPLTPEDVESIVDVEKPDGAIVQFGGQTAIKLTKALMDMGVKILGTSADDVDAAEDRERFDQVLENCKIARPKGSTVFTTEEAIKVANELQYPVLVRPSYVLGGAGMEIALNDGDIKKFMKIIHRQFQEHPILIDKYLAGKEVEVDAICDEHGILIPGVMEHVERAGVHSGDSISVYPTQKIKQEMKDTIVDYTARLAKELNVIGLINIQFIVYQDQVYVIEVNPRSSRTIPYISKVTDIPVVDVATQVIMGKSIGEQGYAYGLAPEKETIAIKMPVFSFEKIKGAEISLGPEMKSTGEVLGISTNYDEAIYKAFIGSGVSLPKKKNIICTVKDSAKEEFLPIAKQYYMFGYDLYATEGTYNFLKENEVPVNFVNRIDAKTNTLFDLMLTDTVDLIIDIPTRNDNLKDGFVIRRFAVEAGIPIFTSLDTAAALITSLEKRHSGDTSLVDITKLK; from the coding sequence ATGCCAAAAGATACAAGTATAAAAAAAGTTTTAGTAATTGGTTCAGGACCAATTATTATCGGCCAAGCAGCAGAGTTTGACTATGCTGGAACACAAGCATGTCGTGCTTTAAAAGAAGAAGGGTTAGAAGTAGTATTAATTAACTCAAACCCTGCTACAATTATGACAGATAAAGATATTGCAGATAAAGTATATATCGAACCTTTAACGGTACCTGTTGTAAAAAGCTTAATTATTAAAGAAAAACCAGATAGTATTTTACCAACATTAGGTGGTCAAAATGCATTAAATATTGCAATGGCTTTAGCGGATGAAGGATTCTTAGAAGCAAATAATGTACGTACAATTGGTACAAACACAGATACAATTAAAAAAGCAGAAGACCGTCTTGAATTCAAAACATTAATGGAAGATATCAAAGAACCATGTGCTGCCAGCTTAGTAGTAACAGATGTAGATGATGCTTTAGAATTTGCAAAAGAAATAGGTTATCCAGTAGTAGTAAGACCTGCCTATACACTAGGTGGAACAGGTGGAGGGATTGCTTATGATAGCAAAGAACTACATGATATCTGTTCAAATGGATTACGTTTATCACGTGTTACACAATGTTTAATTGAACGTTGTATTTCAGGTTGGAAAGAAATCGAATATGAAGTAATGAGAGATAGTGCTGGAAACTGCATTACCGTATGTAATATGGAAAACTTAGACCCTGTAGGAGTTCATACAGGAGATAGTATCGTAGTAGCTCCAAGTCAAACTTTATCAGATAAAGAATATCAAATGTTACGTACTTCAGCATTAAATATTATTACTGCCTTAGATATCCAAGGTGGATGTAACGTACAATATGCACTACATCCAGAAAGCTTTGAATATTGTGTTATCGAGGTAAACCCTCGTGTAAGTCGTTCTTCAGCACTTGCATCAAAAGCAACAGGGTATCCAATCGCTAAATTAGCAGCCAAAATTGCTTTAGGATATACATTAGATGAAATCATAAATGCAGTAACAGGAAAAACATATGCTTCTTATGAACCAACATTAGACTATATTGTATGTAAGATTCCAAAATGGCCTTTTGATAAATTTGTAGATGCTTCTAGAGCATTAGGAACACAAATGAAAGCAACAGGAGAAGTAATGTCTATTTGTAACAACTTTGAAGGAGCATTAATGAAAGCATTACGTTCTTTAGAACAAAATGTTTATCATTTATACTTACCTGAATTAGATGGGAAAGATGTTGATTTTTTAAGAACAAAATTAAAAGATGTTGATGATCAAAGAATCTTTGCTGTAGCTCATGCTCTTCGTGCAGGAATTAGTATCGAAGAAATCAATGAAATTACGAAAATTGATGTTTGGTTTATTGATAAAATCTTACGTTTAGTAGAAATGGAAGAAACATTAAAAACAACACCTCTTGATATAGAATTATTAAAAGCAGCAAAAAGATTACAATTCCCAGATAAAGTTATTGGAGAATTTGTAAATAAAACAGAAAAAGAAATTCACGCAATGCGTAAAGAAAATGGAATTACTTCAGCATACAAAGTAGTAGATACTTGTGCAGCAGAATTTGATGCATCAACACCTTATTTCTACTCAGTACATGGTGGTTATAATGAAGTAGCTCCTCAACAAACTAAGAAAAAAATCATGGTATTAGGTTCTGGACCAATTCGTATAGGCCAAGGTATTGAATTTGATTACTGTTCAGTACATTGTGTATGGGCATTAAAAGAAGCTGGTTATGATACAATTATTGTAAACAACAACCCTGAAACAGTAAGTACAGACTTTGATATTGCGGATCGTTTATATTTTGAACCATTAACTCCAGAAGATGTAGAAAGTATTGTAGATGTTGAAAAACCAGATGGTGCTATTGTACAGTTTGGTGGACAAACAGCAATCAAACTAACAAAAGCATTAATGGATATGGGTGTTAAGATTTTAGGAACATCTGCAGATGATGTAGATGCAGCAGAAGATAGAGAAAGATTTGATCAAGTATTAGAAAATTGTAAAATTGCTCGTCCAAAAGGATCAACAGTATTTACAACAGAAGAAGCTATTAAAGTTGCTAATGAATTACAATATCCAGTATTAGTAAGACCTTCTTATGTATTAGGTGGAGCTGGTATGGAAATTGCTTTAAACGATGGAGATATTAAAAAATTCATGAAAATTATCCACCGTCAATTCCAAGAACATCCAATCTTAATTGATAAATACTTAGCAGGGAAAGAAGTAGAAGTAGATGCTATTTGTGATGAACATGGAATTTTAATTCCTGGTGTAATGGAGCATGTGGAACGTGCTGGAGTTCACTCTGGAGATAGTATTTCAGTTTATCCAACTCAAAAAATCAAACAAGAAATGAAAGATACGATTGTAGATTACACAGCAAGACTTGCAAAAGAATTAAATGTTATTGGTTTAATTAACATTCAATTTATCGTATACCAAGATCAAGTATATGTAATCGAAGTAAACCCTCGTTCAAGTAGAACAATTCCATACATCTCAAAAGTAACAGATATTCCAGTAGTAGATGTTGCAACACAAGTTATTATGGGTAAATCTATTGGGGAACAAGGATATGCTTATGGTTTAGCACCAGAAAAAGAAACAATCGCAATTAAAATGCCAGTATTCTCTTTTGAAAAAATCAAAGGTGCTGAAATTAGCTTAGGCCCTGAAATGAAATCAACAGGTGAAGTATTAGGTATCTCAACAAACTATGATGAAGCTATCTACAAAGCATTCATTGGTTCAGGTGTTAGTTTACCTAAGAAAAAGAATATTATTTGTACAGTAAAAGATAGTGCAAAAGAAGAATTCTTACCTATTGCAAAACAATACTATATGTTTGGATATGATTTATATGCTACAGAAGGTACTTATAACTTCTTAAAAGAAAATGAAGTACCAGTCAATTTCGTAAATCGTATTGATGCAAAAACAAATACATTATTTGATTTAATGTTAACAGATACAGTGGACTTAATTATTGATATTCCAACTAGAAATGATAACTTAAAAGATGGATTTGTAATTCGTAGATTTGCAGTAGAAGCAGGTATCCCAATTTTCACATCATTAGATACTGCAGCAGCATTAATTACAAGTTTAGAAAAACGTCATAGTGGAGACACATCATTAGTAGACATTACAAAACTTAAATAA
- a CDS encoding carbamoyl phosphate synthase small subunit has product MKAYLILEDGSVFTGESIGAQKEVISEFVFNTSMTGYLEVLTDPSYAGQSVVMTYPLIGNYGVCLEDQESSKPHVEGFIVNELARLGSNFRKNIDLEDYLIENGIPGIQGIDTRHITKIIRNQGCMNGMITTTYYEDLQEVLTKIRAFTVTGVVEQTTCKEIYTLGEGSKHIALYDFGAKTNIAKSLVKRGCKVTVVPASTKASVIKELNVDGIMLSNGPGDPAECVEIIEEIKALRKMKTPIFAICLGHQLMALAHDFKTEKMKYGHHGANHPVKDLVSGRVYISTQNHNYVINPESIDSTIAKPWFVNVNDKTIEGMEYTQENIKTVQFHPEACAGPLDTDALFEEFMKMMEVQ; this is encoded by the coding sequence ATGAAAGCATACTTAATTTTAGAAGACGGAAGTGTATTCACTGGGGAAAGCATTGGAGCACAAAAAGAAGTAATTAGTGAATTTGTATTTAATACTTCAATGACAGGATATTTAGAAGTACTAACTGACCCATCATATGCAGGACAATCAGTAGTTATGACTTATCCTTTAATTGGAAATTACGGAGTATGTTTAGAAGATCAAGAATCTAGTAAACCACATGTAGAAGGGTTTATTGTAAATGAACTTGCTAGACTAGGAAGTAACTTTAGAAAAAATATTGATTTAGAAGATTATCTAATTGAAAATGGAATTCCTGGTATTCAAGGAATTGATACTCGTCATATTACCAAAATCATTCGTAATCAAGGGTGTATGAATGGTATGATCACAACAACTTATTATGAAGATTTACAAGAAGTGTTGACAAAAATTCGTGCCTTTACTGTAACAGGTGTAGTAGAACAAACAACATGTAAAGAAATCTATACATTAGGAGAAGGTTCAAAACATATTGCTTTATATGACTTTGGAGCAAAAACTAATATTGCTAAGAGTTTAGTAAAAAGAGGATGTAAAGTAACAGTAGTTCCTGCTAGTACAAAAGCTAGTGTTATTAAAGAATTAAATGTTGATGGAATCATGTTATCAAATGGTCCTGGAGATCCAGCTGAATGCGTAGAAATCATCGAAGAAATCAAAGCATTACGTAAAATGAAAACACCTATTTTTGCGATTTGTTTAGGACATCAATTAATGGCCTTGGCACATGATTTTAAAACAGAAAAAATGAAATATGGTCATCACGGTGCTAACCATCCAGTAAAAGATTTAGTATCAGGAAGAGTATATATTTCAACACAAAACCATAACTATGTTATCAATCCAGAATCAATCGATAGTACTATCGCAAAACCATGGTTTGTAAATGTAAACGATAAAACAATAGAAGGTATGGAATACACACAAGAAAATATAAAAACAGTTCAATTCCACCCTGAAGCATGCGCAGGTCCTTTAGACACAGACGCATTATTTGAAGAATTTATGAAAATGATGGAGGTCCAATAA
- a CDS encoding MFS transporter, which produces MDKNYKRTIFIYFLAISFIALGSGMSDVVLANYFKDAYNVTTLQRAFIEFPRELPGVIAIVAISLLGRFGDIKTAAISQAISAIGILILAVLHPSFYTMTAILFIFSMGVHIYLPLQDSLAMSIMGHDEENIGKNVGKCRGIYTFFSLISAAAIFIGFRTGFFDFTDATIVNFVFAGAFFLVACFLFLILSNRVPSSRVKPTKFIFRKEYKYYYILAIMNGVQKQIVYVYSPWVIIEILGKGADTTSLLIMASWLCGIFFLPFLGKCLDRFGIRTMLYADALSFILVYAVFAFITYNLYVGNFSTTGFAMLATFAVFIFDRMSSQMGFIRSVYLNNIAKDKEEVLSTISFGLSLDHVVAICCSYICGIIWTNYGPHYIFILAASFSIVNLVVAKVAPLDKR; this is translated from the coding sequence TTGGATAAAAATTATAAAAGAACTATATTTATCTATTTTCTAGCAATTTCATTTATTGCTTTGGGATCTGGTATGAGTGATGTGGTACTCGCAAATTACTTTAAAGATGCTTATAATGTTACCACACTACAAAGAGCGTTTATTGAGTTTCCTAGAGAATTACCGGGGGTTATTGCTATTGTAGCAATTTCACTATTAGGTAGATTTGGAGATATTAAAACAGCTGCAATATCACAAGCTATTTCCGCTATTGGAATTTTAATATTAGCCGTCTTGCATCCTAGTTTCTATACTATGACTGCAATCTTATTTATTTTCTCAATGGGAGTCCATATTTACCTTCCATTACAAGATAGTCTTGCAATGTCTATCATGGGGCATGATGAAGAAAATATTGGGAAGAATGTTGGGAAGTGTCGAGGTATCTATACATTTTTCTCATTGATTTCTGCTGCTGCTATTTTTATTGGATTCCGTACAGGTTTCTTTGATTTTACTGATGCTACTATTGTTAACTTTGTTTTTGCAGGTGCATTTTTCTTAGTTGCTTGCTTCTTGTTTTTGATTTTATCAAACCGTGTTCCATCATCAAGAGTCAAGCCTACAAAATTTATATTCCGTAAAGAATACAAATATTATTATATATTAGCCATTATGAATGGTGTTCAAAAACAAATAGTTTATGTTTATTCACCTTGGGTCATTATTGAAATTCTTGGTAAAGGTGCTGATACTACTTCTTTATTAATTATGGCCAGTTGGTTATGTGGAATATTCTTTTTACCTTTCTTAGGTAAATGTTTAGACCGTTTTGGTATCCGTACGATGTTATATGCTGATGCTTTATCCTTTATTTTAGTCTATGCTGTTTTTGCATTTATAACTTACAATTTATATGTTGGCAATTTCTCAACAACTGGTTTTGCTATGCTAGCAACATTTGCAGTATTTATCTTTGATAGAATGTCCTCTCAAATGGGATTCATTCGTTCTGTTTATCTTAACAATATTGCAAAAGATAAAGAAGAAGTTCTTTCAACTATTTCTTTTGGTTTATCTTTAGATCATGTTGTTGCAATATGTTGTTCTTATATTTGTGGTATTATTTGGACAAATTATGGACCACACTATATTTTTATATTAGCTGCTTCCTTTTCCATCGTGAACTTGGTTGTTGCGAAAGTAGCACCTTTAGACAAAAGATAG
- a CDS encoding ATPase, T2SS/T4P/T4SS family: MKYLHLRKEDYGDLLPYIEDEGITDINWNGHHLWIDDECGRYSVDDKLNETFVSVFCQKLSNLVNENFNKYYPLLEAETDRLRISVVHDSVTNTGYSISIRKTPPVRKITKESIQNGYCTKELDDFMQACIKSRMSVIVCGIPGSGKTEYVKYLTQFISSTQRVITIEDNLELRYASINPGHDCVEFKVDEDFTYSAAIKTSLRQRPDWILLSEARSREVQYLLESSSTGTGCITTIHVDTAQNIPERIMNMLGKQGEDMENTIYSFFHIGVLVRRTQENNSTVRQIYEVCLFDREQGENKVVMLYRDGKFLTRKIPISFVRKFKENKVENPLYKGGRKNENKVIE, encoded by the coding sequence ATGAAGTACCTACATTTGAGAAAAGAGGATTACGGAGATCTGTTGCCTTATATTGAAGATGAAGGTATTACTGATATTAACTGGAATGGGCATCATTTGTGGATAGATGATGAATGTGGTCGATACAGTGTCGATGATAAATTAAATGAAACATTTGTATCTGTATTCTGTCAAAAACTATCCAATCTTGTAAATGAGAATTTTAATAAATATTATCCTCTTTTAGAAGCAGAAACAGATAGACTAAGAATATCGGTAGTTCATGACTCCGTGACAAATACTGGTTATTCTATTTCAATACGAAAGACTCCGCCAGTTCGTAAAATAACAAAAGAAAGTATTCAAAATGGTTATTGTACAAAAGAACTAGATGACTTTATGCAAGCATGCATAAAGTCTAGGATGTCGGTTATTGTTTGTGGGATCCCTGGTAGTGGGAAAACAGAATACGTAAAATATTTAACCCAATTTATTTCCTCCACACAAAGAGTGATAACGATAGAAGATAATCTAGAATTACGATATGCAAGCATTAATCCTGGTCATGACTGTGTTGAATTTAAGGTGGATGAAGATTTCACATATAGTGCAGCCATAAAAACATCACTAAGGCAAAGACCAGACTGGATTTTATTAAGTGAAGCAAGAAGTAGGGAAGTACAATATTTATTAGAAAGCAGTTCTACAGGAACTGGTTGTATTACAACCATTCATGTAGATACAGCTCAAAATATACCGGAAAGAATTATGAATATGTTAGGTAAACAAGGAGAAGATATGGAAAATACGATTTATTCTTTTTTCCATATTGGTGTTTTAGTTAGAAGAACACAAGAGAATAATAGTACTGTTCGTCAAATTTATGAAGTATGTTTGTTTGATCGAGAACAAGGGGAGAATAAAGTAGTGATGCTTTATCGTGATGGAAAGTTTTTGACTAGAAAAATACCAATAAGTTTTGTTCGTAAATTTAAAGAAAACAAAGTAGAAAATCCTTTATATAAAGGAGGGAGAAAAAATGAAAATAAAGTTATTGAATAA
- a CDS encoding InlB B-repeat-containing protein has protein sequence MKRKLLFAVMVFGLFWSMNILHVQAGGGYTSDGNDLTYRINLMEIVDGTMHVYGYAYENNDAFDYTTKGVSSNMHNYELIVNGVTYQDKLDYYIDHTELNRALNDTYSYYQDVGFHFEVAMSDITSTTDEEYHLTLQILHQNRSYATIDISYMAPLSSINNDGYTIEFSTTQINTMLYTDQTRLFVREEPSKTGAIATNEDGADLYYTPGDIYSVANGTMTGETYYDVDNKVYWYEIKYKEEGYSDSRYRVVASASGTTGWICDTFLKYYGDPLTINVSRDSYYIQYSATGGSGAPSFQKKWYGIDETISLIEPTKVGYLFDSWNTNYYGTGTKYLPGSTYSANSNAYLYAMWKNTSPVITGPIMDEEYVTTSQIAPFLDDIYFVVQLGDEINITDFFEAYDNEDGDITNKITLSSFDSQNEFMSAGIYNAILSVQDLGMSKTYYYLKILVNQEPEIESMERWFLSSWDVTIEDVLEKIKAYDKEDGDISDSIIVTKVIYDDGTVVENPTTINTVLEDGATKTIEVVYQVCDSYQKVVEQTDTIYIYQDSSEIKQTSFIRFISEDYIDSLEEESIWQNKEYFDLLEETLEESSYKTYYYNSQSVQDIKEWVLQTAPSSNTNQYFVENFMGE, from the coding sequence ATGAAGAGGAAACTATTGTTTGCAGTAATGGTATTTGGGTTGTTTTGGTCTATGAATATCCTACATGTACAGGCTGGTGGAGGATATACGAGTGATGGAAATGATCTTACTTATCGGATTAATTTGATGGAGATAGTAGATGGAACTATGCATGTATATGGATATGCTTATGAAAATAATGATGCTTTTGATTATACAACCAAAGGGGTATCGTCTAATATGCATAACTATGAGCTAATAGTAAATGGTGTTACGTATCAAGATAAGTTAGATTATTATATTGATCATACAGAACTTAATCGAGCATTAAATGATACGTATAGTTATTATCAAGATGTAGGTTTTCATTTCGAAGTTGCAATGAGTGATATTACGAGTACTACCGATGAAGAGTATCATTTAACACTTCAAATTCTACATCAAAATAGATCCTATGCAACGATTGATATTTCCTATATGGCACCATTGAGTTCGATTAATAATGATGGGTATACTATAGAGTTTAGTACAACACAAATAAATACAATGTTATATACAGATCAAACGAGACTCTTTGTTAGAGAAGAGCCTTCTAAAACAGGTGCAATAGCAACAAATGAAGATGGAGCAGATTTATACTATACACCAGGAGATATTTATTCTGTTGCAAATGGTACGATGACAGGTGAGACATATTATGATGTGGATAATAAAGTATATTGGTATGAAATTAAGTATAAAGAAGAAGGATATAGTGATTCAAGGTATCGAGTAGTTGCAAGTGCATCAGGGACTACAGGATGGATATGTGATACTTTTTTAAAGTATTATGGTGATCCCTTAACGATAAATGTAAGTAGAGATAGTTATTATATTCAATATAGTGCAACTGGTGGTTCAGGAGCTCCAAGCTTTCAAAAGAAGTGGTATGGAATAGATGAAACTATTTCTTTGATTGAACCAACAAAAGTAGGTTATTTGTTTGATAGTTGGAATACCAACTATTATGGGACCGGAACAAAATACTTACCTGGAAGTACGTATAGTGCCAATTCGAATGCTTATTTGTATGCTATGTGGAAAAATACATCCCCTGTAATAACCGGTCCAATTATGGATGAAGAGTATGTAACCACCAGTCAAATAGCACCATTTTTAGATGATATCTATTTTGTTGTTCAATTAGGAGATGAAATAAATATTACTGACTTTTTTGAAGCATATGATAATGAAGATGGTGATATTACCAACAAAATAACACTTAGTTCCTTTGATTCCCAAAACGAATTTATGAGTGCCGGTATTTATAATGCGATTTTATCAGTACAAGATTTAGGAATGTCAAAAACATATTATTACTTAAAGATACTTGTAAATCAAGAACCTGAAATTGAAAGTATGGAAAGATGGTTTTTATCCTCATGGGATGTAACGATAGAAGATGTGCTAGAAAAAATAAAAGCATATGATAAGGAAGATGGTGATATTAGTGACAGTATCATAGTTACTAAAGTAATCTATGACGATGGAACGGTGGTAGAAAATCCAACAACCATTAATACGGTACTAGAAGATGGAGCAACCAAAACAATAGAAGTAGTTTATCAAGTATGCGATAGTTATCAAAAAGTAGTAGAACAAACAGATACAATTTATATTTATCAAGATAGCAGTGAAATAAAGCAAACATCCTTTATACGTTTTATAAGTGAAGATTATATTGATTCTTTAGAAGAAGAATCAATATGGCAAAATAAGGAATACTTTGACTTATTAGAAGAAACGTTAGAAGAGTCTAGTTACAAAACATATTATTATAATAGTCAATCTGTACAAGATATAAAAGAATGGGTACTACAGACAGCCCCCTCGTCTAATACTAATCAATATTTTGTAGAAAATTTTATGGGAGAATAA